One Streptomyces lincolnensis genomic region harbors:
- a CDS encoding class I SAM-dependent methyltransferase — protein sequence MLRETFDEVAELYDRARPRYPDALVRDLARVAGLGPDSRVLEVAPGTGQLTVPLAGFGCRVTAVELGPSMAAVARRRLREFPLVDVEVADFERWPLPGEPFDLVVCATAFHWLDPVVRVTKTAQALRPGGRLAVVTTDHVAGGTTEFFHLSQPCYRRWDPATPPGLLLRDQAEVATDTGELERAEGFQDVGVTRYLQDITYSADEYIDVLHTYSGHRALDETARHGLLGDLRELIEGRFGGTVTKRYLHELVVATRG from the coding sequence ATGCTGCGCGAGACGTTCGACGAGGTCGCGGAGTTGTACGACCGGGCCCGCCCCCGCTACCCCGACGCCCTGGTCCGGGACCTGGCACGGGTGGCCGGCCTCGGCCCGGACAGCCGGGTCCTGGAAGTGGCGCCCGGCACCGGTCAACTCACCGTCCCGCTGGCCGGTTTCGGCTGCCGGGTCACCGCCGTGGAACTGGGGCCCTCCATGGCGGCCGTGGCCCGGCGGCGGCTGCGGGAGTTTCCCCTGGTGGACGTGGAGGTCGCGGACTTCGAGCGGTGGCCGCTGCCGGGTGAGCCGTTCGACCTGGTCGTGTGCGCCACCGCGTTCCACTGGCTGGATCCGGTCGTGCGGGTGACGAAGACGGCGCAGGCGCTGCGCCCGGGCGGCCGGCTCGCCGTCGTCACCACGGACCATGTGGCGGGCGGTACCACCGAGTTCTTCCACCTCTCCCAGCCCTGTTACCGGCGCTGGGATCCGGCCACACCGCCCGGGTTGCTGCTGCGGGACCAGGCGGAGGTGGCCACGGACACGGGTGAGCTGGAGCGGGCCGAGGGCTTCCAGGACGTCGGCGTGACCAGGTACCTCCAGGACATCACCTACTCCGCCGACGAGTACATCGACGTACTGCACACGTATTCAGGCCATCGCGCCCTCGACGAGACCGCCCGGCACGGCCTGCTGGGCGACCTGCGCGAACTGATCGAGGGGCGGTTCGGGGGTACGGTGACCAAGCGCTACCTGCACGAACTGGTCGTCGCCACGCGCGGGTGA
- a CDS encoding VOC family protein translates to MATNGFTTCLWFDGQAEEAAHHYVSIFKNSSVGRVVRYPEGAPQPAGSVLTVEFTANGHRFVALNGGPEFTFNESVSFVISCENQEEIDYYWTKLIENGGEPGPCGWLKDKYGVSWQVVPEGLDDMVADPDPEKAARVTKAFMAMTKFDIAALEKAYAGA, encoded by the coding sequence ATGGCGACCAACGGTTTCACCACGTGTCTCTGGTTCGACGGCCAGGCCGAGGAAGCCGCCCATCACTACGTGTCGATCTTCAAGAACTCCAGCGTCGGCCGGGTCGTCCGCTACCCCGAGGGCGCGCCCCAGCCCGCCGGCAGCGTCCTGACCGTCGAGTTCACCGCCAACGGCCACAGGTTCGTGGCGCTCAACGGCGGCCCTGAGTTCACGTTCAACGAGTCGGTCTCCTTCGTGATCTCCTGCGAGAACCAGGAGGAGATCGACTACTACTGGACCAAGCTCATCGAGAACGGCGGGGAGCCCGGCCCCTGCGGCTGGCTCAAGGACAAGTACGGGGTGTCCTGGCAGGTCGTCCCGGAGGGCCTCGACGACATGGTCGCCGACCCGGACCCGGAGAAGGCGGCCCGCGTGACCAAGGCCTTCATGGCGATGACCAAGTTCGACATCGCGGCCCTGGAGAAGGCCTACGCCGGCGCGTGA
- a CDS encoding ClpP family protease, giving the protein MANYTIPYVTERTAHGERSSDVFSRLLSERIIFLGTEIDDGVANVVIAQLLHLESSAPESEISVYINSPGGSFTSLMAIYDTMSYVKAPISTCCVGQAASTAAVLLAGGNPGRRFVLEHARVLLGQPASGGSRGMISDLTLQAKEMVRIRGQVEEVLARHTHHDIATLRADMDRDKVFTAEEAVAYGLADEVLSRRLAMV; this is encoded by the coding sequence ATGGCGAACTACACGATTCCCTACGTCACCGAGCGGACCGCGCACGGCGAGCGGTCCTCCGACGTGTTCAGCAGGCTGCTCTCCGAACGGATCATCTTCCTCGGCACCGAGATCGACGACGGGGTGGCCAACGTCGTGATCGCGCAGCTGCTGCATCTGGAGTCCTCGGCTCCGGAGAGCGAGATCTCGGTTTACATCAACTCCCCCGGCGGCTCGTTCACTTCGCTGATGGCGATCTACGACACGATGTCCTACGTCAAGGCGCCGATCTCGACGTGCTGCGTCGGCCAGGCGGCCTCCACGGCGGCCGTCCTGCTGGCCGGCGGGAATCCCGGGCGGCGGTTCGTGCTGGAGCACGCGCGCGTCCTGCTCGGTCAGCCGGCCAGCGGCGGCAGCCGCGGCATGATCTCCGATCTCACCCTCCAGGCCAAGGAGATGGTGCGGATCCGCGGCCAGGTGGAGGAGGTCCTCGCCCGTCACACGCACCACGACATCGCGACGCTGCGCGCGGACATGGACCGCGACAAGGTGTTCACCGCCGAGGAGGCGGTGGCGTACGGACTCGCCGACGAGGTGCTCAGCCGGCGCCTCGCGATGGTCTGA
- a CDS encoding epoxide hydrolase family protein: MTSPSADSGLHPFRIDIPHSDLADLHDRLDRTRWPDELPGVDWAYGVPAEYLRELVRYWRHEYDWRAAEARLNEWPQFTTEIDGAHVHFAHIRSPEPDATPLIITHGWPGSIVEFLDIVGPLTDPAAHGGDRADAFHVVLPSIPGFGFSGPTRQTGWEARRIADAWAELMTRLGYDRFGAQGGDWGAGISRELGRVHPGRAIGIHLNLLPGAQAATEPTPEELQPLSPKERERTLASWRRWSAWFRDGTGYAQLQATRPQTLSYALTDSPVGQLAWIVEKFQEWTDSDRLPEEAVDRDRMLTNVMLYWLTGTAGSSARIYYERAHTRGDRIAAPHEPSTAPTAVASFPGDPQIPLRHKAERTENIVRWTELDRGGHFAAMEEPDLLVEDVRAFFRQLREKG, translated from the coding sequence ATGACGTCTCCGTCCGCCGACAGCGGCCTTCATCCTTTCCGCATCGACATACCGCACAGCGATCTCGCCGACCTCCACGACCGTCTCGACCGCACCCGCTGGCCCGACGAACTGCCCGGGGTGGACTGGGCGTACGGCGTTCCGGCGGAGTATCTGCGCGAGCTGGTGCGGTACTGGCGGCACGAGTACGACTGGCGGGCGGCCGAGGCGCGGCTGAACGAGTGGCCGCAGTTCACGACCGAGATCGACGGCGCGCACGTGCACTTCGCGCACATCCGCTCCCCCGAGCCCGACGCCACCCCGCTGATCATCACGCACGGCTGGCCGGGCTCGATCGTCGAGTTCCTCGACATCGTCGGGCCGTTGACGGATCCCGCGGCGCACGGCGGCGACCGGGCCGACGCCTTCCATGTGGTGCTGCCGAGCATCCCCGGCTTCGGGTTCTCCGGGCCCACCCGGCAGACCGGCTGGGAGGCCCGCCGGATCGCCGACGCCTGGGCCGAGCTGATGACACGCCTGGGCTACGACCGGTTCGGCGCCCAGGGCGGCGACTGGGGCGCGGGCATCTCCCGCGAGCTGGGCCGCGTCCACCCCGGCCGGGCCATCGGCATCCACCTCAACCTGCTGCCCGGCGCACAGGCCGCCACCGAACCGACCCCGGAGGAACTTCAGCCGCTGAGCCCGAAGGAGCGCGAACGCACGCTCGCCTCGTGGCGCCGGTGGTCCGCGTGGTTCCGTGACGGGACGGGCTACGCCCAGCTCCAGGCCACCCGGCCGCAGACCCTGTCGTACGCGCTCACCGACTCCCCGGTCGGCCAACTCGCCTGGATCGTCGAGAAGTTCCAGGAGTGGACCGACTCCGACCGGCTGCCCGAGGAGGCCGTCGACCGGGACCGGATGCTCACCAACGTGATGCTGTACTGGCTCACGGGGACGGCGGGTTCCTCGGCCCGGATCTACTACGAGCGCGCCCACACCCGCGGTGACCGGATCGCCGCTCCGCACGAACCCTCGACCGCCCCGACCGCGGTGGCGTCCTTCCCCGGCGATCCGCAGATCCCGCTGCGCCACAAGGCGGAGCGGACCGAGAACATCGTGCGCTGGACCGAACTCGACCGCGGCGGCCACTTCGCGGCGATGGAGGAGCCGGACCTGCTGGTCGAGGACGTGCGCGCGTTCTTCCGGCAACTGCGCGAGAAGGGCTGA
- a CDS encoding helix-turn-helix domain-containing protein, translating to MSNQAPNEARVIPLRPPAGRPGTARPASERPATTAPRPRPAAPAPGEPHAPKEPLWRDLVGDVLRRERLAQERTLKEVADEARISMPYLSEVERGRKEASSEVLAAAAHALGLGLGELLSLTQGELTRRRADRSRGRSTAPYNGLCLVA from the coding sequence GTGAGCAACCAAGCGCCGAACGAAGCCCGCGTCATCCCCCTGCGCCCGCCCGCCGGCCGCCCGGGGACCGCCCGCCCAGCGTCCGAACGCCCCGCCACCACCGCGCCCCGCCCGCGGCCTGCGGCCCCCGCTCCCGGCGAGCCGCACGCGCCGAAGGAACCCCTGTGGCGGGACCTGGTGGGAGACGTCCTGCGGCGCGAACGCCTCGCCCAGGAACGCACGTTGAAGGAGGTCGCCGACGAGGCCCGGATCTCCATGCCGTATCTGTCGGAGGTGGAGCGCGGCCGCAAGGAGGCCTCCTCGGAGGTGCTCGCGGCCGCCGCCCACGCCCTCGGCCTGGGACTCGGCGAGCTGCTGTCGCTGACCCAGGGGGAGCTCACCCGCCGCCGCGCCGACAGGAGCCGCGGCCGCTCCACGGCGCCGTACAACGGACTCTGCCTGGTCGCCTGA
- a CDS encoding ClpP family protease yields the protein MTPLTPLLPRAEEGDTPPGRFDDQLAAQLLGQRIVLLGTQVDEVSANRVCSQLLILSAEDPRTDISLYINSPGGSVHAGLAIYDTMRLVPNDVSTLAMGFAASMGQFLLCGGTPGKRYALPNARIMMHQGSAGIGGTTADIEIQAENLEHTKRTMEQLIAENTGQSPETIARDGDRDRWFTAEEAREYGMVDRVLESLADVRPAASKRRMGL from the coding sequence ATGACTCCACTCACCCCGCTCCTGCCACGGGCCGAGGAGGGCGACACCCCTCCCGGCCGCTTCGACGACCAGCTGGCCGCCCAACTGCTCGGGCAGCGGATCGTGCTCCTCGGCACCCAGGTCGACGAGGTCTCCGCGAACCGGGTCTGCTCGCAACTGCTGATCCTGTCCGCGGAGGACCCGCGCACCGACATCAGCCTGTACATCAACAGCCCCGGCGGCTCGGTACACGCGGGCCTCGCGATCTACGACACGATGCGGCTGGTCCCCAACGACGTCTCGACGCTCGCCATGGGCTTCGCGGCCAGCATGGGCCAGTTCCTGCTGTGCGGCGGCACACCCGGCAAGCGGTACGCCCTGCCGAACGCGCGCATCATGATGCACCAGGGGTCGGCGGGCATCGGCGGCACCACCGCCGACATCGAGATCCAGGCGGAGAACCTGGAGCACACCAAGCGGACCATGGAACAGCTCATCGCCGAGAACACGGGCCAGAGCCCGGAGACGATCGCCCGGGACGGCGACCGCGACCGCTGGTTCACGGCCGAGGAGGCCAGGGAGTACGGCATGGTGGACCGGGTGCTGGAGTCGCTCGCCGACGTCCGCCCGGCCGCGTCGAAGCGACGGATGGGGCTGTGA